The following proteins are co-located in the Acidobacteriota bacterium genome:
- a CDS encoding SDR family oxidoreductase yields the protein MKRRAATSRGRGAADPPLHGRVAVVAGATRGAGRGIARALGEAGATVYCTGRSVAGKPSPYRRPETIDQTADMINAAGGTAIAVRVDHTSEAQVKALFARVARAHERIDIVVDSVAGEDPLMGQWDSFWNATLEHADAIFRQALTSRIITAKHAARLMKRGRRGLIVEVTENDMLGGGGNPMSQTVKLAQKLLPLNWAAELKPHGIACVAVTPGFLRSESMLQHFKVTEANWRDGGRQDANFLMSESPLFVGRAVAALSADRDVMSKSGMLLSSWELSREYGFTDYDGRRPDWGEHTIDWSVLPASFVDTLRTGIELQVQWLRTVSTRTRAYQKRLPRA from the coding sequence GTGAAACGGCGAGCGGCGACGTCCCGCGGTCGCGGCGCGGCCGATCCGCCGCTTCACGGTCGAGTCGCCGTCGTCGCTGGCGCCACGCGCGGGGCCGGCCGCGGCATCGCACGCGCCCTCGGCGAAGCTGGCGCGACCGTGTACTGCACGGGCCGCAGCGTCGCGGGAAAACCGTCGCCGTATCGGCGGCCGGAGACGATCGACCAGACGGCGGACATGATCAACGCCGCCGGCGGGACCGCGATCGCCGTCCGCGTCGACCACACCAGCGAGGCTCAGGTGAAGGCGCTGTTCGCCCGCGTGGCTCGCGCGCACGAACGGATCGACATCGTGGTCGACAGCGTCGCCGGCGAAGACCCGCTGATGGGCCAATGGGACAGCTTCTGGAACGCGACGCTCGAGCACGCCGACGCCATCTTCCGGCAGGCGCTGACGTCGCGCATCATCACGGCGAAGCACGCGGCGCGGCTGATGAAGAGGGGGCGTCGCGGTCTGATCGTCGAGGTCACCGAGAACGACATGCTCGGCGGCGGCGGCAACCCGATGTCCCAGACGGTCAAGCTCGCTCAGAAGTTGTTGCCCCTCAACTGGGCCGCCGAGTTGAAGCCGCACGGCATTGCCTGCGTCGCCGTCACGCCCGGGTTTCTCCGGTCCGAGTCGATGCTGCAGCACTTCAAGGTCACGGAGGCGAATTGGCGCGACGGCGGACGGCAGGATGCCAACTTCCTCATGTCCGAGTCGCCGTTGTTCGTCGGCCGTGCGGTCGCCGCGCTCTCGGCCGATCGCGACGTGATGAGCAAGAGCGGGATGCTGCTGTCGTCGTGGGAGCTGTCGCGCGAGTACGGTTTCACCGATTACGACGGGCGCCGGCCCGACTGGGGCGAGCACACGATCGATTGGTCGGTGCTGCCTGCGTCGTTCGTCGACACGTTGCGCACCGGCATCGAGCTGCAGGTGCAGTGGCTCAGGACCGTTTCGACGCGCACCAGGGCGTACCAGAAGAGGTTGCCGCGCGCGTGA
- a CDS encoding glutamate--tRNA ligase, with protein sequence MSSSVRVRFAPSPTGYLHIGGARTALFNWLYARRHGGTFILRIEDTDVERSSADMTAGILESLRWLGLDWDEGPLVGGPHGPYLQSERLALYREAAARLVSADAAYYCYCRPEDLNAKRQAAESAGTAWKYDRTCRALSADEIAARERAGVPRAVRFLVPAGETSFDDSVRGRITIAHEHIEDFVILRSDGHPTYQLSVVVDDAAMGVTEVVRGDDHISNTPKQVLLYRALGAPVPGFAHVPLILGPDRKRLSKRHGATSVGEYEAQGYLPEAMVNFLALLGWSPGSGDQEVFGRDELVARFALTGISGGNAIFNPEKLDWFNQQHIVRMPAAEILRRLRPRLDAAGLWRAAFESDLRPWIEAVVDLVKPRARKLDDIVSQIRPFVADTVERDEAAVTKYLVAPEIPELLDALRQRLQDVEPFDAATIELALRRLADERGVKAGPLIHATRVAVTGQAVSPGLFEVLELIGRDRVLARLENAGA encoded by the coding sequence GTGTCCTCGTCCGTCCGCGTTCGCTTCGCCCCGTCGCCCACCGGCTATCTCCACATCGGAGGCGCGCGCACCGCGCTCTTCAACTGGCTCTACGCCCGTCGGCACGGCGGCACCTTCATCCTGAGGATCGAAGACACCGACGTCGAGCGGTCGTCGGCCGACATGACGGCCGGCATCCTCGAGAGCCTCCGCTGGCTCGGCCTCGACTGGGACGAAGGGCCCCTCGTCGGCGGCCCGCACGGACCCTATCTGCAGAGCGAGCGGCTGGCGCTCTATCGCGAGGCGGCCGCGCGCCTCGTGAGCGCCGACGCGGCGTACTACTGCTACTGCCGGCCCGAAGATCTGAACGCGAAACGGCAGGCCGCCGAGTCCGCCGGCACGGCATGGAAGTACGACCGGACGTGCCGCGCGCTTTCCGCCGACGAGATCGCCGCGCGCGAGCGTGCCGGCGTGCCGCGCGCTGTCCGCTTCCTCGTGCCGGCGGGCGAGACGTCGTTCGACGACAGCGTCCGCGGCCGCATCACCATCGCGCACGAGCACATCGAGGACTTCGTGATCCTCCGATCCGACGGCCATCCGACCTACCAGCTCTCGGTCGTCGTGGACGATGCGGCGATGGGCGTCACGGAAGTGGTGCGCGGCGACGACCACATCTCGAACACGCCGAAACAGGTGCTGCTCTACCGCGCGCTCGGCGCGCCCGTCCCCGGCTTCGCGCACGTGCCGCTCATCCTCGGGCCGGATCGCAAGCGCCTGAGCAAACGCCACGGCGCCACCTCCGTCGGCGAGTACGAGGCGCAAGGCTACCTGCCGGAGGCGATGGTCAACTTCCTCGCGCTGCTCGGCTGGTCGCCCGGCAGCGGCGATCAGGAAGTGTTCGGCCGCGACGAGCTCGTCGCCCGCTTCGCGCTCACGGGCATCAGCGGCGGCAACGCGATCTTCAACCCGGAGAAGCTCGACTGGTTCAACCAGCAGCACATCGTGCGCATGCCGGCGGCGGAGATCCTGCGGCGCCTGCGTCCGCGACTCGACGCGGCCGGGCTGTGGCGCGCCGCCTTCGAGTCGGACCTGCGACCGTGGATAGAGGCGGTTGTCGATCTCGTGAAACCCCGCGCTCGCAAGCTCGACGACATCGTCAGCCAGATCCGTCCGTTCGTCGCCGACACCGTCGAACGCGACGAGGCGGCGGTGACGAAGTACCTCGTGGCGCCGGAGATTCCCGAGCTGCTCGACGCGTTGCGGCAGCGGCTGCAGGACGTCGAGCCGTTCGACGCCGCGACGATCGAGTTGGCGCTGCGGCGGCTCGCCGACGAGCGCGGCGTCAAAGCCGGCCCGCTAATCCACGCAACGCGCGTGGCCGTTACGGGACAGGCGGTCAGTCCCGGGCTCTTCGAGGTGCTGGAGCTCATTGGCCGCGACCGCGTGCTCGCGAGGCTGGAGAATGCCGGTGCGTAG